The genomic window TGCCGCCTGGCGTCTCTTTTTCACGCGTTGTTCCGGCCAATCCCCAAGAACAAACGCAGACATTGGGCGACTTGTTCGGTCCTCCTCGACCGCTTCCTCCTCTGCAGCCGCCCAAACAACCCAAAACCCAAGCCAAGGGCAATACACTAGACTTTTATCACCCCGATTTAGCCGATACTGCCAAGTACCGTGGAACCTGCTACTTCGGCACAAAGCTTACGTCAGGTTATTATCTTGACTACAGCAATGCTACACCATCATATCAAACCAAGACCAAACAGCGAGAGCGTGCCCAAAGTCTTGCTGGCAAGAAGCCATCTACGTCGGAATTGGAAATGTCAGAGATGGAGTCGCTTTTCCGAGGCGCCTTTTCTAGTTTTGCTCCGTGCAAAGATGATGCAGGGGCGGTGATTCCGTCAGGAATTGCTGGTAAAATGTGGTGGCAAAAGAATGGCTCCAAGAATTTCCAGAGAATGATTGAAGTTGAATACTACCCAGATATCGCAGATGTGGATGCATTTCATCCTGAAATCAAGAGCGAGGACAtcgacgaggatgccgtGCAGGAAGCCATTGATAATTGGGATGATGGCGCTGTTGACCCGTCGCTCGAGGATGCTTTGGGCACTAAGCGTGACCCCAACGACAAGGAGGTTGATGAAATTCTTGAAGAAGTCAGCGACTTGATTGGAACATTGGCTTCCTATCAGCGCATTCGCAACCTTACTCTACCCAATTCCCAAAATCGTCAATCCAGCGACCCTGTCAATGGCGACATGCTGGCTAATTCAGGGCCTCAACCCTCGGAAGAAGAACAGGCCACCTATGAGATGCTCAAAACGCAGCTGGCGTTAATTATCAAGACCCTTCCGCCATATGCTGTGGCCAAACTAAATGGAGATCAGCTGGATGATTTGCTCATCAGCACCAAGGTTCAGGTTCAGACAGATCAATACCGTGGTGTCATGGAGGAGGACGATGCTGGTGTACAGGCCCGCATAAGAGcacaacaacagcagcagcaacaacaacagcatgCTGCAGCTCAAGCAGCTCAGGCGGCtcaagctgcccaagctgCCCAGGCCAATGCTCGGCCGCCCTCGCAACGCTCTGCTAGTATTTCTACGCCCTACGCCAACCAATACCAACACACACCCCAGTATGGCACACCAACACGAACTCCCTCACATCCTCAGCAATATTTCCGATCTATGCCGACTCCCAGTTATCACCAACCTCGGGCTATGGGCAGTCCCGCCCAGCAGCATCCTAGACCACCACAGCCAAATCAATACACCCGACCTAATGGCTATCCGAACCAATATGCTACGCAACTCGCCAAAGCACAGACTCCTTACGGTCACCAAAACATGCCCCAAACCAATCAACAACGGCCGCCGCAATACGGCCAACTTCAACAACAAGGGCCTCCGAATGCTGCGCGATTCCAATATCAACAGCAAtttcagcagcagccacagccacaaccaccaccgcctgGGCCTCCCGGTCAGCCCAATTATGGGGCATATATGAATGGGGCCGGCGTGCCTCCAAGGAACATGTCACCGCAAGTTCCTCCGCGGCATGCCTATAGCCCGTCACCTAATATGCAGCCAGCTCAACAGCGCTATGGAACTCCGGGCCAAGGCAATCCACAAATGATCAGGCATGGCAGTAATCCGGGACAGCACGCTCAGTATAGTCAGTCTCCCGGTCCAACCGGATATCACACCGTCATTCCCGAGGCTCAGCAACAACGAATCTTGGAGCAAGCCAAGGCACGAGTTGCTGCACAAGAAAGGACAGCCATGTTCGGTGACAAGATGCAGCCGGGCTTTCCTGGGATGCCCATGGGATACGGCGGTAACATGGAAGCGAACCGCATCGCAGCAGCCCGTGCGAATATCATGAATCAGCAGAAGCCACAAACACCTGTTGGTCAACGACAAGGGATGAACGGCACGCCCCAGTCACAATACGTCCCTCCATCAAAAGTGACACCTGTTCCCGTACCACCTATCCCCGGTGCTGgacagccgcagccgcagccgggccagcctcagcagcagcagcctgtaCCTGGCCCAGAATCATAGTTGTAGACGAGGGTATTGATCTGCGGCACAAAACGAAGTTAGCGGGAAAGAGGTTATTAGAAGATAACGACCGGGCcagtcctttttttttgttctcgAGAAGGGGGGGAACTATATCTTTACCCCTTTTGACGTTTTTTTCTCAACCACCAAGGTCAAGGGCGTATTTAGGAGTAAAAAGCCAATTGGTTGTTTTGTTTCTCATTTTAtcattatttttttttctcctaTTGGCAAGAAAAGGACGGGAAATGGAACTATGTAAACGACTGGGGAGTAGACGCGATTTGGGGGGGGGAGGCAGCGTAGTGGCGCCTGGAATATATCCCGCGCGGGGACTTTGTACACCAGATTTGTAGCTAAATGAGGCAGGACTCTTTTTGCGAGGCGTGGGGATGGCCCCGATCGGAATAGACGTATAAATTGCCCTGGACCAAGCGGCATAAGTCGGTGATGGTTATGACTACTTCATTAGTATGTATGCGTTCCACGTCAAACTTTAGTGGACGGCAATGCACATCAGGAATGGTTGAGCTGAGTGGGTATCATTGAAACAGATCTAGGCCCTGCCGTCCGCCGAACGCCATAACACACACGTACCATGATACAAAAAAGTCCGGGTCTAATGCATGATATATATACACTCCAAACGTCCATTCTCTTGTTATACAACGGCCTCatttgccgccttggccgccctGGCAGCCTCCCTCTCCTGTCCCCATTCCAGAATAATCCTTCTCAACTCAAACACCACCTCGACCGCAATTAACAAGATGATGATTAGTTCCAACCTCGTGCCGTGTTGCTCGCTCGACATTTCGCGCAACACACTTGCTATTTCCTGTGCATAATCCATTTTTTGGTTTAGCGTGCGAATCCGTACGTTCACGTCGAGTGCGCGCCCGACTTGGTCGTAGTACCCCTCGAGTCCCAGCTCGGATTTGCTGTCCCAGAAGATGTCGGGCAGGGAGTCGGTCAACTCGGAGTAGTGGTTGAGTCGGGCTCGCAGACTTAGTAATTCACCCGTCTTTTGGAGGATGAATTTGCGGCCAAGGGGGACGCCGGAGCCCTGGGATAAGATGGCAGGGATGTTGCGAGTGCTTTCAAAGTACGCGGTCAATGCGCTCTCGAGAACAGCGAGCTTGGTGCTTCTCGCGAGTCCAGACGAGAAGGCGATTTTGGCGAGGGTTGTGTCGAGGGTGTCGCCGTCTTTGTGCTCGCGGCGGGTGCCGAGGACGACCATGTCGCCTTTCATGGTGGATTCTGCACGGGTGGTGTCGGTGATGAAGTCGAGGTCTTCAACCTCGCAAAGCTGAGCGGGGTGTGGTTCTTCGGCGGCGCGGAGGATCTGTTTCGTGACGACGTCCGGTGGCAGTGACCACGTTACTATCGTACCGGAGGGGAAGACAAAGATGTCTCCGCCATTGACGCCCTTGGCGTGGACTACTTCGCTGGCGTCGAACCCCGTATTGTCTGGGTCAATGGCGAATCCGTGTGAGGAGAGTATCTCGACCACCATGGGCATGTTGAATGATTCAGCGATGCATGTTGCGCTTATGGTGGTCTCAATCTCAGTCTCAGTGTCGTCGGGGCTTGACTTGTCGCCTACACGCTTTGGTTGCTGTGCAATGATGGCGACTCGGCGGAGGGAGTTTTTGGCTGTGGTTGCGCGGGTGGGTTTGCGcttggcggcagcggctGACAGAGTTGGAGATTCATTCCTGAGAGGTTGCGAGGCAGATTTGACTTGGTCGGCGGAGTTGTTGGAGAGGAAAGGATTCGAGGTAAAGAAGTGTCGTTTTCGCGGCAAGCTCGCTGGTGTGGTGAGATGGAAGGAGCGACGAGGTCTTCGAGATGTGACTGCGCTGTGGATGTGCCGGGCGACAACGTTGAGAGTTATCCGGTGCGGAGGGTACCTCATGGTGATGTGGGCGTTGCCATGTGTTATTGACGGTCAATTGGAGGTTTAGACTGTCCGCATGTAGCCCTGCATGCCACGATTGAAAAGAAGTCGACCGGACATGGGTTTGCTTGTTGATGTGCTGATGGATGTCCTACCAGGAACAGCTACCCTGACGGCAAGATATTCGTATCTTATCACCTCGTGATGGTGCACGTGTGAAAAACTGACATACCAGCACGGTTTGCCAGGGACCAGGACCACCAGGGCCTCTGCCACCATGGTCACTTGTCGGTCACAGTTACGGTGCCGAGTGGCAGCCCCTGCAGGGCCGACTACAGGGCACATCGTAAACAATTGGGTGCTGAGTAGCCACTGGCCCGCCCCAGACCCTGCACTTACtcatgtacttaagtaagtataCTAGGTAGGTGCCTTGTGTTACAGGATGGATGGAACttggcactccgtactccgtacaatccAATCTTACAATGTACCTGGATACTTCAGTGGCAGTGTTCCAGCGCTGCAAGTGACCATGTGTAAGTCCAAGTCGTGTGGAGGGACGACAGGTACACTGGCAACTGTAGTGATTTGGCGGCAGAACAACTGCATACCCGGATTATAATACTAACGTGGATTGTAGAGGCATGAGTTTGGAGGCGCTAGCCGCCTTGGGCGTAAGTTGGGGCAGAGGCTTGGCAAATGCACAAAGCCCCACCAAGTTCTCGAGCTTTGGAGTCGGtgccttgcctttgcctggTCAATTCTCAAGTTGGGGACGTCGGGACTCTATTTCTATTGGGAGGGAACCCGACAACACCGCTAATTGCCATAATACGCAGTTGGCCAAAGTACATTCTCcgcctcgtcatcatcatcctccaaCTCTTTGCTCCTCACTCCCTCCTTTATCCTTTTTCCTCCCCTTTCATATCCCGCTGTCAAAGACTTGCTCCCTTTGTTTACTTGGGCCCTGCACAACTCCCCCGCTCCTCCCGTCCCCCCCAGACTTTTCTAGAAATTTAAGAAGTGTCCTCtcacaaaaaaaaacggcATTTCCCTCCAACCCCTTTACCGCGCTGCCGACCATGGATATCGACAAGAAGTACGATAACTACGACTTCCCGGTTACTGCCGCCGAGCGTCAGGATGGCCATGCTGGTCACCTTAATGAGCAGCAAATTGCCCAGGTCCACCAGCTGCGTATGATGCTTGAAGCTGAGGGATACACGGATCGTCTGGACACATTGACTTTGGTAGGTAAATCCCCAAAGCTTTGGCAGATGCCTTGGAATGTTGGCCTGTATTCTTCTCGTATACAAGCAACGGGAAATCAAAAAGCAAATGACATCTTACCACGTCACCAAGGCAGGGGCTAACGTTTCGTTTCATGTGGTAGTTGCGATTCCTGCGAGCGCGCAAGTGGGATGTCAAGCTGTCCAAGGCTATGTAAGATCCCTCCCTTCACTGCCCTTACCTGACGTCGATAATCAGAATAAGGGGGACTCTAACATGGCTCAACAGGTTCGTTGATACCGAAAAGTGGCGAAAGGAGACCAAGCTCGACGAGACCGTTCCCATCTGGGACTACCCCGAGAAGCCTGAGATTGCCAAGTACTACAAGCAGTTCTACCACAAGACGGACAAGGTGAATATGACCCGCTTACTATAAAGTAATGTGTCATTTGGTGGAGCTTGTACTGACTCCCATGAACAGGATGGTCGTCCCATCTACATCGAGACACTTGGCGGTATTGACCTGACCGCCATGTACAAAATCACCACCGCCGACCGAATGCTTAGCAACCTTGCCGTCGAGTACGAGCGGCTCGCCGACCCACGACTGCCCGCCTGCTCTCGCAAGGTCGGCAACCTTTTGGAGACTTGCTGCACCGTTATGGATCTCAAAGGCGTAACCGTGACCAAGGTCCCGTCTGTCTATTCCTACGTTCGTCAGGCCTCCGTCATCTCCCAGAACTACTACCCTGAGCGCCTGGGAAAGCTGTTCCTTATCAACGCCCCGTGGGGGTTTTCAACTGTTTGGAGCGTTGTCAAGGGCTGGCTTGACCCCGTCACCGTCAAGAAGATCCACATTCTTGGCAGTGGTTACCAGAGCGAGCTGCTGAAGCATATCGAGAAAGAGAGTCTACCCGTTGAGTTTGGCGGTACTTGCACCTGTGAGGGTGGGTGCGAAAACAGTGATGCCGGTCCATGGCACGACCCTCAATGGGCACGACCTGCCTggtgggagaagaaggcagaCGAGAAGACTATCCAAAACAACGGCTCCAAGATTGAGACGGCCCAAGATGGTCCCGCTATTGAGCCTGCCCCTATCGCCGAAACAGCCAAGGATGAGACAGTGCAAACTGCTGCTGCTTAAACACGGCTTATTTTTCGCATATTTGTATTTGACACCTTTTGCTGAAAGTAGCAGGACGCGTGTGAAGAGCTCTCGACTTGGCTAAAGAAAATAAGAAATGCCCGGGGTTTGGTGTAGAATGGCGTGTTGGGAGTAGACAGCTGAGCTGGAGAGTATTTGTCTTGGGAGAGTTGGGAGAGACGTGTTTTATGGAAATTAAAGGCACCTGATGTTTGATTGATATGGGTGGCTCCAACATACACGAGAAAAAAGTATTCGATACAGAGATGctaaaatttttttattcctACATGTCTTTCTTCGGTCAAGTAGTCAGGTGCCGTTGTCATTACTTGCAGTGTGTTCAACTGTTTGCAGGGATATATGGCCTGGGAGAAGATAAAGAGAACTACTTATATAAACTGGACCGAAAATAGATTTCAGTCTCAATTCTGCTGGTTTGCAGGGTGTAATTGATGGTCTATGATTCTGCGCTAGTTATTCGATTTCTgtaagaaaaataaaaagttgCATGTGCCGAACTGTAGACGTCGGTCGTGTCGTGGCCCGAGTCGTAGCGTATTAcacaaaagagaaaaagggaaaaaaaagggaaaaaaagagaagtGGTATCCCGCTACCCCAAACGCCGTACGCGATGCATGCCCATTTCCAAATTACACGTTGAACCGCCTCCCCCCCAAAGGAAGAGCCTATTTCGCATCCAACACGTACTCGCCCGCCACCCTCGCCctctccatcttggccacaGCAGACGGCATGTCCCTCTTGAGTCTGCCCagcgcctcgacggcgcccCTGAACCCGGCCTCCACACCGTCCTGTCTCTCCAGCCTGTCTACGCGCAAGCTGCCGCCTTCCTTGCCCGACTCGACGGCGACTGCCGCCCTGCGCGCCTCGACCGTCTCCTCGTCGCGCCGGATCGCGTCCCGGACGCGCGCGGCCTGCTCGTCCGCCGCCTTGCCGGGCACGGAGCGCTTCAGCGCCGCTACTTCCTCGAGCAGCTTTTCCTCTTGGGAAATGAGCTCCGCGACGCGCTGGCGCTTGCGGGCGTCGAAGGGCTCGTGGGTGTCGCGCGtggcgggcgacggcgagagGTACTCGGTCGAGGAGACGGGGAGGCCGTTGATGGACAGGTTCGGCGCGGCGAGGGTGAAGGTCTTGTCGATGTACTGCCTTGGGTCAGTTGCTGGACTTGCTGGTGGAtgaggaaggaggaggaggaggaggaggaggggggggggaggtAGTACCTCGTTGACCAGGGATTCGATTTGGTTCCGGAGCTCGTCTTCGCCTTGGCCGGGGACGTGGGGGAAGGCTTCGTTGATGCGGGCGGCTGCTGCGCCGCGCACTTTGGCCACGAGGTAGGCTAGGTCTTGGGGGGATTGGAGCTCGATTTTGCGCTGGGCTTGGGACGCGGCCGAGTcttggtccatgtcggcggtggaaggggaagggggaGGATGTGGAATTGTCGGTGTTTTTTGTCCTATTCCCTTGGTGTCGGGAAGGGAGTGGTTGTTTACTGTCGAGTATGACGGGTTGGAAAGTTGCGggtgggttcaatgttggtgggGCAAGTTTGCTGGACCGCGAATGACCAGGTGGTGATTATTGTGAAATTTAAACAAAAGTAGCGGAAacattcttcttttctcttctcttcttcactgTGTTGATTATGCGAGAGACAGTATAAATGATGTTTTATTCTGTGTTGCGCAGCCTGATACACCATCTCCATGAGCTCATATATCCTGCCGAGCAGCCAAAAGTGGTCACGCATCCGAAAGAACGGGGCTGCAGTCAAAAGTTCTACTCTGCAAGTAAGGTCAACGCCTATTTCAACAAAATCATGACATTGAAATACACCAGTGGCCTCGATCAACCCGATTGCCCGGTAAGGGGATGTAAAATCGAGCCTGCACGTAATGACCCAAAGGATATTCGGGAATTCATCCGGGAAATGCAAGATTAGTCCGAAGCAACAGCTAATCggttacggagtagtccgccatacatacatagatgCCAATACCCATCAGCCCACAAGATCGCCGGCAGGCGGGCCTTTAAAAGCCATCACATGAATTTATTGCTCCAAACGAGAAGAACGCAACCCTCCGTAGACCATTGGACCCTTGCTCACTCTCACTAATTTTGTGGTTGAAATGTGGAGTAAGTGCCAGGTGcgtattgtacatacatatgtacttaagtacctaggtgtgtactagtagtactcgTAGTATTTATGAGTTAGTAAGTTACTAATTGAATTGGCAGGTGCCATTGGGCGGGGCAGTCTCACATCCCTGCTTCGTGCTGTGCTTTGTGCTTCGTGCCGTGTCCTTGACCTTTTGACGGTCCTTGTTTCATGTTGCAAGAGGCGAGGAGTGCTGTGTTTTGAATCGCTGTAACCGTATGCTATTTACGGATGAACGCTATGTTGCAAAGTGATTTGCCATCATCAGAGTCACGAGTCATTCTCCAGCCGTCATTTGTTGAAAGGGGCAACCCATGTCGGCTACATGTCAAGATACAAGTCGAGCCTCAGTCGAGTTTCAACTCAGACCGCTGGTACTGTCACTTGCTAACGAGCAATTACTACAATTACATGCACTGCTAAAGGTGAGAAACTTGGACACTGCAGTCAAGAGGAGATCTTATGGAATACAAACGCCTAGAAACACCCCGTGTGTGCTCTAGAAACCCAGTCTCCAGCTGGAGCCAGCACACATAGTCTACCTAAACCGAGGCTAAAAGCAAACGAGGAACCAAACATACAGAAGCGACAAGAATGTGGATAGAAcgaaagacgaaaaaaatGAACTCCGAACGCTCCTTGCACCGTTGAGCTTCATTCGTCAAACCCTAGTTTCATCAGGGCTAGAACTGCCCATAATATCCGTAAAAGTCGTCATCATGCGTTTCTCCCGGTATCCTCTGCCCGTGCTGGCCCAAGAGCCGCGTTAGCCATCGTGTACGCCGAGCTCAATAGTGCCATGGTAGATGTAGTGCCTTGTGCATCATAGGATCGCCTTCTGCCCTGCGCaacgaacattgaagcaaggGAATTTTTTCtttgagaaaaaaaaaaaaaagaagacacCATTGGTGATGTCATTGGATTACAAGTTGAAAACAAGTCATAAAAAAGAGTTGAAGAATGGAAATGGGTAAAGGCGTAAAGAATCAATGTCTGCCAGAGAAAGTAAAGCTTGCGCTGTGGAATCAGTGACCAGCTCCCGTAAAAAATAGTTTAGACCGGAGATATATGTCTGAGCCCCAGGGTGTCCGGACCCTGCAATCAAATATGCATGGAGTGGGATCCAGCCATAGTGTGTTAATGGGGTAGCATATTCCGAGATTCTTCGTCGCTGAGAATAATTTCGTGGACCGGCTCGCGCTGGTTCTCGAGCGGGACGTAGTCGCAGTCGACATATGAGGGCAGGAATATTTCTAGGCGCACAGGGTTAATTACTAGTAGCGGCTTGAAATGGGCAAAGGCCAGTAAACGAACCTGGATTCCAGACGAATCCTTGACTAGAAGACAGGTATGAGATCTGGGTTATAGTTTTAGCATTGTTCATAGGATATGGACTACAGTCTAGTGAGGAGAGGGGAGCAGCCTACCAGACGGGGTGGTCCATCAGGGTCGCcaatgttgatgacggtgctCTCCTGCTTGGAGATGGCCGAGCCTGTCACAGGTGTCAGTAAACAGTGCAAACACTTTGGGCGAAGAGACTCGTTATAGCTCTGGCTGACGAAGTTTCCCAAGCAGACCCAGGCTAGGAACCTGACGCAAGAAGGCCGGTGGATTGCACGATAAGGGTGCACAGGTCCACGCTCGCACTTACTCAACAAACTGGGTCGCCGTGTGTGCAGCATCTTGGTATTGGGGCTCGTAGAAGGCGAAGAACGTGAGGGAGAGCTTGAGTAGGAGCTCATGGATGAGCCACCAAGAGTCTTTGACGAGGCGTGAAATGCATCTGGTGAAGCCGAAGATCGGGTTGTCGGAATGGTGATGGATGACGACATGGCGAGAGCTGGCGgaccgaggacgaggatatGCGGCAAGACAAGAGAGACGAGCAGACGATGGCTGGCAGGTGGCGAGGCGGGTATGTACAGTCGGAGAAAACAGTGGTGGTTGAAAACGGTGCTTGTTGAGAGAGGCGACAAGAAGTCGGGATGAGGAGAGATGTGGGGGCAGATGACGAAGAAGTGAGGTCGATTGGTGTGGTGACTACTCTGCAGTAGGGTCCAGAACAGAAGGGTGACTGGTCGTGCTAGTCGTGCCGGATCGGGGGATGGGATGGGCAATATCCAGGTGGGTGACGGGCGGTTGATGAGCGAGAGCCGCACTTTGACTGTTGCAGCCGACCGAACGTTGAATCAAGGAGGCGCCGACTACGGGAAGACTAACGAGAGCGCGTGGGCCGTCAAGGCGGAGGCAGGAGGAGGTGAGAGAAGGTGGAGGATGGCGAATGTTCAAGGCTTGAAAGGCGGATGCAGATTGAAAATGGCATTCGTAGCTACTTGGCTTTAGTAGAGTACTAAGTAATAAGTAGCGGCGAGGGACTGGAcggaaagaaaagaagagagaggaaAGAGATGGGTGAGCGGAGAGAGAGACGAGATAAAGACATGGAGGCCTGACAGCAGGACGCAGGTGCAAGACAGGTGAGCGTTCGGGAGGAGTGACATTCAGTCTGCGGTGACATGTGGAGCTAGTGACATCTAGAGCCGCAACCGCAGTCAGGACATGAATGTCACTGCGTGTCCTGACAAGCTACCAAATACAAAGCGAGCAAGTCCACTATTCCATGTGTTGGCAGTGTGGAAACGCACCAGCCCGCGGTGGACCTTTTGTGGTCGTGAAATTGAACAAATGACAGGCTACCTCTAAGAAGTACATGGGTACATCGGTGCCTGGCGCAGTATGTATGGAGACCGGAGTACTCACCGAGTAAACTAGTAGCCGGACCAGAGCGAAATGGACAGGACAGGGGATCGAGACAGGAGATGGGACCTGTGCCATGATTGATCATAGACTTTTAGCTCACAGAAAAAGCGTCTCATTCGACATGCAAGAGTACTCCGACAGTGTGTTTGGCTGCCTTCTCACCGTCGGCATTTGTCTCCGGCccatgtaccgagtacccgGTGCAATAGCTTGCTCATCCAGGCTCGAGCCCAACCTTGGCGAGGTACCATCTCGTGACAGCTAGTCTGAGCCTCAACTGGCTTTGTATTATGCAGTCGAACAAGCGAAAATACCACCAGACGAGACCAGGGTTGGTGGTTGGGGATCCATCAATCCATCTTTCTGAGTGCGGGTACGGAGACAACCAGGGCTGAGACATTGACCAAGTTGGAGTCTTTTCCGATTCACCCAACGTCGGCACTGAGGGTACCAGATCCAGAACACCAGGCCATTCCAGCTCCAGGCCCGACCAAGCCTCGAATGTATCATCTTCTGctcctgtactccgtaagaaAGCTAATAATAGCTTGTCCTCGAGCTTGACGAAGCCCGGCTCCAACTCTACTCCATTCTATGGTGTACGAGGCCAAAACGATTTGACCCAACAAAGTATCACCTACGACTTATATGCTCCTATGTTGCATTACATTGCAATGCATGTATCTGATATACCTCGGCATAATGCCCCCTGATAGACAAACATCTAGGCATGTTGCCTTGAACAACTAGTTAGTGGGATTAAGTGGCCAAAATGATGGTTACTTAGGGTATTGAAACATTCACTCTCGTCTGTAGTAATATTCCATTTGGCCGGGCTCGTATCGACAGCCTGCCTCCGGCCCACCTCACGACCCTTCCCAAGTCGTTGTTTCAAAGCAATTGGACGCGATACCTTGCTTAATAGCTTGCTGAGCGCCTAAATGCATGAAATGCCTGCCCAGTCTGCATATGCGAGCCACCTGCACCACTCGGGGACATCTCATTCTCCTCCGTTCCTCCCTTCAGGCGCCTCCTCTGCGCTACCGTCAGTTGAAATCCAGGTCGCTTGGGCATCCTTGTGTAGCGTCGTGGTTTGACCTAGACCAATCAATCCAGGTTCAGCATTGTGCAAAGATACCAAGCGGCAGCCACATTACTGCTGCATGCGAATAGTTCAAGGCTCTTAGTAATGTGGTGTCATGGAATTCATGTTCGCTTGGCTTCGAGTTTGA from Metarhizium brunneum chromosome 2, complete sequence includes these protein-coding regions:
- the RMND1 gene encoding Required for meiotic nuclear division protein 1 translates to MRYPPHRITLNVVARHIHSAVTSRRPRRSFHLTTPASLPRKRHFFTSNPFLSNNSADQVKSASQPLRNESPTLSAAAAKRKPTRATTAKNSLRRVAIIAQQPKRVGDKSSPDDTETEIETTISATCIAESFNMPMVVEILSSHGFAIDPDNTGFDASEVVHAKGVNGGDIFVFPSGTIVTWSLPPDVVTKQILRAAEEPHPAQLCEVEDLDFITDTTRAESTMKGDMVVLGTRREHKDGDTLDTTLAKIAFSSGLARSTKLAVLESALTAYFESTRNIPAILSQGSGVPLGRKFILQKTGELLSLRARLNHYSELTDSLPDIFWDSKSELGLEGYYDQVGRALDVNVRIRTLNQKMDYAQEIASVLREMSSEQHGTRLELIIILLIAVEVVFELRRIILEWGQEREAARAAKAANEAVV
- the sec14 gene encoding Sec14 cytosolic factor, coding for MDIDKKYDNYDFPVTAAERQDGHAGHLNEQQIAQVHQLRMMLEAEGYTDRLDTLTLLRFLRARKWDVKLSKAMFVDTEKWRKETKLDETVPIWDYPEKPEIAKYYKQFYHKTDKDGRPIYIETLGGIDLTAMYKITTADRMLSNLAVEYERLADPRLPACSRKVGNLLETCCTVMDLKGVTVTKVPSVYSYVRQASVISQNYYPERLGKLFLINAPWGFSTVWSVVKGWLDPVTVKKIHILGSGYQSELLKHIEKESLPVEFGGTCTCEGGCENSDAGPWHDPQWARPAWWEKKADEKTIQNNGSKIETAQDGPAIEPAPIAETAKDETVQTAAA
- the mis14 gene encoding Kinetochore protein mis14, giving the protein MDQDSAASQAQRKIELQSPQDLAYLVAKVRGAAAARINEAFPHVPGQGEDELRNQIESLVNEYIDKTFTLAAPNLSINGLPVSSTEYLSPSPATRDTHEPFDARKRQRVAELISQEEKLLEEVAALKRSVPGKAADEQAARVRDAIRRDEETVEARRAAVAVESGKEGGSLRVDRLERQDGVEAGFRGAVEALGRLKRDMPSAVAKMERARVAGEYVLDAK